A section of the Salmo salar chromosome ssa05, Ssal_v3.1, whole genome shotgun sequence genome encodes:
- the LOC106604570 gene encoding calnexin isoform X1, whose amino-acid sequence MELNVRCVVLLAVALCSTLLLTTVAAHQEEEEPIMELAEDMGVEDELEDLGLGEELLDGEVEPEDADTPPGPPPAPKVTYKAPEPMGEHFFAESFDRGTLDSWVLSKAKKEDIDEDIAKYDGKWEVEDMKDSKLPGDKGLVLKSRAKHHAISAQLLRPFIFDTKPLIIQYEVNFQQGIDCGGAYVKLLSQTPDLNLDEFVDKTPYTIMFGPDKCGEDYKLHFIFRHKNPKTGEYEEKHAKKPDADLRTYYTDKKTHLYTLVVNPDNSFEVLVDQTVVNSGNLLTDMTPPINPAAEIEDPDDHKPEDWDERPKIQDPDAVKPEDWDEDAPKQIPDEDAVKPDGWLDDQPEYTSDPDAVKPEDWDEDMDGEWEAPQIPNALCETAPGCGAWQRPMIDNPNYKGKWKAPMIDNPNYQGVWKPRKIANPDFFEDLHPFRMTPFNAVGLELWSMSSDIFFDNFFITNERHTAERWANDGWGLKKAAEGAAEPGLVNQMMTAADERPWLWVVYVLTVAVPLILIVVFFCTGKKAAAPAAADYKKTDEPQPDVKEEEEKAEEDQVKEEKSQPAAAEKKSDAEDSPAEKEEEEEEEEEEEEEEEEEEEAAVNEEEEEEAATDQKQQQDDVLRRSPRNTKGRKD is encoded by the exons ATGGAGCTGAATGTGAGGTGTGTTGTGCTGCTGGCCGTGGCCCTGTGCTCCACGCTGCTACTGACCACAGTGGCCGcccaccaggaggaggaggagcctatCATGGAGCTGGCGGAAGACATGGGCGTGGAGGACGAGCTGGAGGACCTGGGCCTTGGGGAGGAGCTTCTGGACGGGGAGGTGGAGCCAGAGGATGCAGACACACCACCGGGACCGCCTCCAGCCCCTAAA GTGACCTACAAAGCTCCCGAGCCTATGGGGGAACACTTCTTCGCCGAGTCCTTTGACAGGGGGACCCTAGACAG CTGGGTCCTGTCAAAGGCCAAGAAGGAGGACATTGATGAAGATATCGCCAAGTATGATG GTAAATGGGAGGTGGAGGACATGAAAGACAGCAAGCTGCCCGGAGACAAAGGACTGGTCCTCAAGTCACGTGCTAAGCACCACGCCATCTCAGCCCAGCTCCTCAGACCCTTCATCTTCGACACCAAACCCCTCATCATCCAGTATGAGGTCAACTTCCAGCAGGGGATCGACTGTGGTGGTGCCTACGTCAAACTGCTCTCCCAGACCCCAGACCTTAACCTG GATGAGTTTGTTGACAAGACTCCCTACACCATCATGTTCGGACCAGACAAGTGTGGCGAGGACTACAAGCTGCACTTCATCTTCCGCCACAAGAACCCCAAGACTGGCGAGTACGAGGAGAAGCACGCCAAGAAGCCTGACGCAGACCTGCGCACCTACTACACCGACAAGAAGACCCACCTTTACACACTGG TGGTGAACCCAGACAACAGCTTTGAGGTGCTGGTAGACCAGACAGTGGTGAACAGTGGTAACCTGCTGACAGACATGACCCCACCCATCAATCCTGCGGCCGAGATCGAGGACCCCGATGACCACAAGCCAGAGGACTGGGACGAGAGGCCCAAGATCCAGGACCCTGACGCAGTCAAACCTGAGGACTG GGATGAGGATGCACCAAAACAGATCCCAGATGAGGATGCAGTGAAGCCAGACGGCTGGCTGGATGATCAGCCAGAATACACCAGTGACCCCGATGCAGTCAAACCCGAGGACTG GGATGAGGACATGGATGGCGAGTGGGAGGCCCCTCAGATCCCTAACGCCCTCTGTGAGACCGCCCCCGGCTGCGGTGCCTGGCAACGGCCCATGATTGACAACCCTAACTACAAGGGCAAGTGGAAGGCCCCAATGATCGACAATCCCAACTACCAG GGTGTGTGGAAGCCCAGGAAGATTGCCAATCCGGACTTCTTCGAGGACCTCCATCCCTTCAGGATGACCCCCTTCAACGCCGTGGGCCTGGAGCTATGGTCCATGTCCAGCGACATCTTCTTCGATAACTTCTTCATCACCAACGAGCGGCACACGGCCGAGCGCTGGGCCAATGACGGCTGGGGCTTGAAGAAAGCTGCTGAGGGAGCCGCTGAG cCCGGGCTGGTAAACCAGATGATGACTGCAGCAGACGAGCGTCCCTGGTTGTGGGTGGTCTATGTGCTGACTGTGGCCGTGCCCCTCATCCTCATCGTTGTCTTCTTCTGCACCGGAAAG aAGGCGGCGGCTCCAGCTGCAGCTGACTACAAGAAGACAGACGAGCCCCAGCCAGAcgtgaaggaggaggaagagaaggctgAGGAGGACCAAGTCAAGGAGGAGAAGAGCCAGCCAG CAGCAGCGGAGAAGAAGAGTGATGCAGAGGACAGCCCTGCAgagaaggaagaagaagaagaagaagaagaagaggaggaggaggaggaggaagaagaagaggaggcagCAGTaaatgaggaagaggaagaggaggcggcAACTGATCAG AAACAACAACAAGATGATGTCCTCAGGAGGTCCCCTAGAAACACAAAAGGGAGAAAGGACTGA
- the LOC106604570 gene encoding calnexin isoform X3 → MELNVRCVVLLAVALCSTLLLTTVAAHQEEEEPIMELAEDMGVEDELEDLGLGEELLDGEVEPEDADTPPGPPPAPKVTYKAPEPMGEHFFAESFDRGTLDSWVLSKAKKEDIDEDIAKYDGKWEVEDMKDSKLPGDKGLVLKSRAKHHAISAQLLRPFIFDTKPLIIQYEVNFQQGIDCGGAYVKLLSQTPDLNLDEFVDKTPYTIMFGPDKCGEDYKLHFIFRHKNPKTGEYEEKHAKKPDADLRTYYTDKKTHLYTLVVNPDNSFEVLVDQTVVNSGNLLTDMTPPINPAAEIEDPDDHKPEDWDERPKIQDPDAVKPEDWDEDAPKQIPDEDAVKPDGWLDDQPEYTSDPDAVKPEDWDEDMDGEWEAPQIPNALCETAPGCGAWQRPMIDNPNYKGKWKAPMIDNPNYQGVWKPRKIANPDFFEDLHPFRMTPFNAVGLELWSMSSDIFFDNFFITNERHTAERWANDGWGLKKAAEGAAEPGLVNQMMTAADERPWLWVVYVLTVAVPLILIVVFFCTGKKAAAPAAADYKKTDEPQPDVKEEEEKAEEDQVKEEKSQPAAAEKKSDAEDSPAEKEEEEEEEEEEEEEEEEEEEAAVNEEEEEEAATDQVRDKTTTR, encoded by the exons ATGGAGCTGAATGTGAGGTGTGTTGTGCTGCTGGCCGTGGCCCTGTGCTCCACGCTGCTACTGACCACAGTGGCCGcccaccaggaggaggaggagcctatCATGGAGCTGGCGGAAGACATGGGCGTGGAGGACGAGCTGGAGGACCTGGGCCTTGGGGAGGAGCTTCTGGACGGGGAGGTGGAGCCAGAGGATGCAGACACACCACCGGGACCGCCTCCAGCCCCTAAA GTGACCTACAAAGCTCCCGAGCCTATGGGGGAACACTTCTTCGCCGAGTCCTTTGACAGGGGGACCCTAGACAG CTGGGTCCTGTCAAAGGCCAAGAAGGAGGACATTGATGAAGATATCGCCAAGTATGATG GTAAATGGGAGGTGGAGGACATGAAAGACAGCAAGCTGCCCGGAGACAAAGGACTGGTCCTCAAGTCACGTGCTAAGCACCACGCCATCTCAGCCCAGCTCCTCAGACCCTTCATCTTCGACACCAAACCCCTCATCATCCAGTATGAGGTCAACTTCCAGCAGGGGATCGACTGTGGTGGTGCCTACGTCAAACTGCTCTCCCAGACCCCAGACCTTAACCTG GATGAGTTTGTTGACAAGACTCCCTACACCATCATGTTCGGACCAGACAAGTGTGGCGAGGACTACAAGCTGCACTTCATCTTCCGCCACAAGAACCCCAAGACTGGCGAGTACGAGGAGAAGCACGCCAAGAAGCCTGACGCAGACCTGCGCACCTACTACACCGACAAGAAGACCCACCTTTACACACTGG TGGTGAACCCAGACAACAGCTTTGAGGTGCTGGTAGACCAGACAGTGGTGAACAGTGGTAACCTGCTGACAGACATGACCCCACCCATCAATCCTGCGGCCGAGATCGAGGACCCCGATGACCACAAGCCAGAGGACTGGGACGAGAGGCCCAAGATCCAGGACCCTGACGCAGTCAAACCTGAGGACTG GGATGAGGATGCACCAAAACAGATCCCAGATGAGGATGCAGTGAAGCCAGACGGCTGGCTGGATGATCAGCCAGAATACACCAGTGACCCCGATGCAGTCAAACCCGAGGACTG GGATGAGGACATGGATGGCGAGTGGGAGGCCCCTCAGATCCCTAACGCCCTCTGTGAGACCGCCCCCGGCTGCGGTGCCTGGCAACGGCCCATGATTGACAACCCTAACTACAAGGGCAAGTGGAAGGCCCCAATGATCGACAATCCCAACTACCAG GGTGTGTGGAAGCCCAGGAAGATTGCCAATCCGGACTTCTTCGAGGACCTCCATCCCTTCAGGATGACCCCCTTCAACGCCGTGGGCCTGGAGCTATGGTCCATGTCCAGCGACATCTTCTTCGATAACTTCTTCATCACCAACGAGCGGCACACGGCCGAGCGCTGGGCCAATGACGGCTGGGGCTTGAAGAAAGCTGCTGAGGGAGCCGCTGAG cCCGGGCTGGTAAACCAGATGATGACTGCAGCAGACGAGCGTCCCTGGTTGTGGGTGGTCTATGTGCTGACTGTGGCCGTGCCCCTCATCCTCATCGTTGTCTTCTTCTGCACCGGAAAG aAGGCGGCGGCTCCAGCTGCAGCTGACTACAAGAAGACAGACGAGCCCCAGCCAGAcgtgaaggaggaggaagagaaggctgAGGAGGACCAAGTCAAGGAGGAGAAGAGCCAGCCAG CAGCAGCGGAGAAGAAGAGTGATGCAGAGGACAGCCCTGCAgagaaggaagaagaagaagaagaagaagaagaggaggaggaggaggaggaagaagaagaggaggcagCAGTaaatgaggaagaggaagaggaggcggcAACTGATCAGGTACGGGACA AAACAACAACAAGATGA
- the LOC106604570 gene encoding calnexin isoform X2, which produces MELNVRCVVLLAVALCSTLLLTTVAAHQEEEEPIMELAEDMGVEDELEDLGLGEELLDGEVEPEDADTPPGPPPAPKVTYKAPEPMGEHFFAESFDRGTLDSWVLSKAKKEDIDEDIAKYDGKWEVEDMKDSKLPGDKGLVLKSRAKHHAISAQLLRPFIFDTKPLIIQYEVNFQQGIDCGGAYVKLLSQTPDLNLDEFVDKTPYTIMFGPDKCGEDYKLHFIFRHKNPKTGEYEEKHAKKPDADLRTYYTDKKTHLYTLVVNPDNSFEVLVDQTVVNSGNLLTDMTPPINPAAEIEDPDDHKPEDWDERPKIQDPDAVKPEDWDEDAPKQIPDEDAVKPDGWLDDQPEYTSDPDAVKPEDWDEDMDGEWEAPQIPNALCETAPGCGAWQRPMIDNPNYKGKWKAPMIDNPNYQGVWKPRKIANPDFFEDLHPFRMTPFNAVGLELWSMSSDIFFDNFFITNERHTAERWANDGWGLKKAAEGAAEPGLVNQMMTAADERPWLWVVYVLTVAVPLILIVVFFCTGKKAAAPAAADYKKTDEPQPDVKEEEEKAEEDQVKEEKSQPAAEKKSDAEDSPAEKEEEEEEEEEEEEEEEEEEEAAVNEEEEEEAATDQKQQQDDVLRRSPRNTKGRKD; this is translated from the exons ATGGAGCTGAATGTGAGGTGTGTTGTGCTGCTGGCCGTGGCCCTGTGCTCCACGCTGCTACTGACCACAGTGGCCGcccaccaggaggaggaggagcctatCATGGAGCTGGCGGAAGACATGGGCGTGGAGGACGAGCTGGAGGACCTGGGCCTTGGGGAGGAGCTTCTGGACGGGGAGGTGGAGCCAGAGGATGCAGACACACCACCGGGACCGCCTCCAGCCCCTAAA GTGACCTACAAAGCTCCCGAGCCTATGGGGGAACACTTCTTCGCCGAGTCCTTTGACAGGGGGACCCTAGACAG CTGGGTCCTGTCAAAGGCCAAGAAGGAGGACATTGATGAAGATATCGCCAAGTATGATG GTAAATGGGAGGTGGAGGACATGAAAGACAGCAAGCTGCCCGGAGACAAAGGACTGGTCCTCAAGTCACGTGCTAAGCACCACGCCATCTCAGCCCAGCTCCTCAGACCCTTCATCTTCGACACCAAACCCCTCATCATCCAGTATGAGGTCAACTTCCAGCAGGGGATCGACTGTGGTGGTGCCTACGTCAAACTGCTCTCCCAGACCCCAGACCTTAACCTG GATGAGTTTGTTGACAAGACTCCCTACACCATCATGTTCGGACCAGACAAGTGTGGCGAGGACTACAAGCTGCACTTCATCTTCCGCCACAAGAACCCCAAGACTGGCGAGTACGAGGAGAAGCACGCCAAGAAGCCTGACGCAGACCTGCGCACCTACTACACCGACAAGAAGACCCACCTTTACACACTGG TGGTGAACCCAGACAACAGCTTTGAGGTGCTGGTAGACCAGACAGTGGTGAACAGTGGTAACCTGCTGACAGACATGACCCCACCCATCAATCCTGCGGCCGAGATCGAGGACCCCGATGACCACAAGCCAGAGGACTGGGACGAGAGGCCCAAGATCCAGGACCCTGACGCAGTCAAACCTGAGGACTG GGATGAGGATGCACCAAAACAGATCCCAGATGAGGATGCAGTGAAGCCAGACGGCTGGCTGGATGATCAGCCAGAATACACCAGTGACCCCGATGCAGTCAAACCCGAGGACTG GGATGAGGACATGGATGGCGAGTGGGAGGCCCCTCAGATCCCTAACGCCCTCTGTGAGACCGCCCCCGGCTGCGGTGCCTGGCAACGGCCCATGATTGACAACCCTAACTACAAGGGCAAGTGGAAGGCCCCAATGATCGACAATCCCAACTACCAG GGTGTGTGGAAGCCCAGGAAGATTGCCAATCCGGACTTCTTCGAGGACCTCCATCCCTTCAGGATGACCCCCTTCAACGCCGTGGGCCTGGAGCTATGGTCCATGTCCAGCGACATCTTCTTCGATAACTTCTTCATCACCAACGAGCGGCACACGGCCGAGCGCTGGGCCAATGACGGCTGGGGCTTGAAGAAAGCTGCTGAGGGAGCCGCTGAG cCCGGGCTGGTAAACCAGATGATGACTGCAGCAGACGAGCGTCCCTGGTTGTGGGTGGTCTATGTGCTGACTGTGGCCGTGCCCCTCATCCTCATCGTTGTCTTCTTCTGCACCGGAAAG aAGGCGGCGGCTCCAGCTGCAGCTGACTACAAGAAGACAGACGAGCCCCAGCCAGAcgtgaaggaggaggaagagaaggctgAGGAGGACCAAGTCAAGGAGGAGAAGAGCCAGCCAG CAGCGGAGAAGAAGAGTGATGCAGAGGACAGCCCTGCAgagaaggaagaagaagaagaagaagaagaagaggaggaggaggaggaggaagaagaagaggaggcagCAGTaaatgaggaagaggaagaggaggcggcAACTGATCAG AAACAACAACAAGATGATGTCCTCAGGAGGTCCCCTAGAAACACAAAAGGGAGAAAGGACTGA